The DNA segment ttttttttaataaaattattgggAGCATAATTTATATACTTAAAACTTATACATTTAAAAGTGGTATACTGTTTTTTTAAGAGttgaataaaacaaatttaacaatcaattacaataaattaaatcggattttgacttttttttatatagttttttttttaaatatttgtctCATATTATGGGgactaaaatagtttattttggtTCTTTTTGCACCATATTGTAGGGTGCATCTTTAAAAATAGGAAAGATCTTCTTGAAAATAGTGAACGTTCATTAGCTACCACTCTCAAAAAATTCACTTTCAAAAATTTTAGagtgtaaaattataatttgatataaaaaattcatttcatatatattatacattaatgaaaattatatattttgtggCTGATTTATATAAGTGAAAATAaagtgaatatatatatatatatatatatatataatatcgaGATTTAGAATCTTCATCATCATCTAATCTGATATGTTGCATGGATTTAGCATAAACAATGGCAAAAGTGTCTTGGATTTTTATGGCCAAAGATTTTGCAACGACCACCTTTTCCACAGGGATGGTTTAGACAAAGAGAATTACAATGTTTGTCGTCCTGTGTTCCTGGGTTGCAACTTCGTACACGGTTGTCAGAACAACAATACACATCCTTTTCTTCTATATCTTTTATGCTCATCCATTCACATAAATCCTTCACATCAGTCTCCTTCATCGTTGATTCTGCTCCACCTATATCTTCACACACCAATTATACATTATTCCAACACAATATCTACCATAATCACATACATTCATCATTAATACATGCATGCAACAACACATTTACTTTTAACTGAATCTAAAATGGTTAATGCATGCAACTTATAACAACAAAGAGTATAACCAAACGTTTTTAGTTTCTCCAGTATGAAACTCAATTTACCTAAAAATAAAACGATGACCAGAATGCAAGAAAGGAGTGGTAAACGTGTTTTTGCTGCTATTgccatatttattttattctatcacTATATCTCACCCACTTTCAAACTCAAACAATAAGAGAAGAAAATACGAGCAATTGTTTTCTGTGTATTAAAATTCTTCTAAAAactattcatatatataatggaaaattattgttgttgatAACCATATTAATACAATCTTCAATGTATTCATATAAATTACCctttattttagaaacaaaataaataaaaaatagtaatacaAACTGCTCACAACCAAATTCAcatcacatttttatattttaaaatcataataagaaaaaatccatttttaatcaatttaatattattataatcataataattattttttcaatcaaCCGATATAATTTTATACCATGAttcatcaataaatttttttcaaaattaaatatttcacctattaatatttaaaaaatcacatTAACTTAAGAAATGATTTAATTTctcatatttatctttttaaaaatatttcgaaaataaaatagagtaataagtttttatttgaataaaattttgatagatTTAGTTTTCACCCTAATTACATTCATCAATATATTGTTGAAATCATAGTATATTCCTGAATCATGAAAATGAGTTTACTAGATAATAAAATGATGAGAAGAATGACAACAAGGATAGAAGAGTTGTGGTTATAAAATGATGAGAAGAATGACAACAAGGGTAGAAGAGTTGTGGTTATAAAATGATGAGAAGAATGACAACAAGGGTAGAAGAGTTGTGGTTGAACCTTGATATTtctatttctaatttagttggTAGTGTTGGGTAGACAGTAGGAGGTTATATTGTGGTTTGATATGTATATCGAAGGATACTCTTTGAACTCACTACTTTGTATAAGGGTtaaaccacccctgaagtgggtctatttaattttattacttactaataaaaaaaagttatctttcagtatttttatttaatttctttttaggaATAATAGAAGCATTGTGATATGTATAGCTAGAGGGACATGCGTTACTTGCATAGAAAACTTGAAGAGAAAGACCGAGGAGACCGCTCAAAAGAAGGAGCAGGAGCTGCAGGTTCCCCACAGGGAGAAcgaagagatgaaaaagaagCTCGGCAGGTCCTAGACCTCTCCTCCCAACCCAGGGCCGCCGAAGGGGCGAGAGACAGACTCCCTCCCCGGGAGACTGAGATGGACGACAAGTCATGCTGGGTCCGGTCCGCTCAGACAACCGTTACGACCGACTCGACCCGCCGACATCCTTTTACCAACACTATCTTTGAAGTCCCACTACCAGACaagtggaagggtttcaaccgaGACCGATATGACGGGTCtaccgacccggacgagcatatTGATGCATACACTACCCACATGTGTGTCTATACCTCGGATGACGCAGTGTTATGCCGAGTGTTTCCTACGTCTTTGAAGGGAGCAACCCTTagttggttcaccaagctcTTACCCAACTCCATTGACAGTTTTGCCTCACTTGTGGCGAAGTTTGAGACCCAGTTCGCCACCAGCCGGCCGCGCCACCTGACATCCATCGCCCTGGTGGGCATCCGCCAGAAGAAGGGAGAGTCCTTGAGAACCTTTGTTGACAGGTTCAGCAAGGTGGCAATGAGCATCCAGAATCTGAGCCCGGACGTTGCCATGCATCACATGATGACAACCCTACGTCTAGGGCCCTTTGCTGACAACCTGTGCATGCAACCGGCCGATAGGCTGGACAAGCTGAGAAAGAGAGCTGGTAAGTACATGCAGCTGGAAGAAATCAGAGAGTTCCGTAACTAGGCCCGTGTCGAGGCCAGTGGAGATAAGAACAAGGAGGAGAAAGACCTCCAAGGCCGACCGAGTCAAAGGAACGACCGACGCAAAGACAACTGGGGCCGAGAGGGGAAGAATTCTGGACGATGCTCTCAACGCCGAGTTGATCCCTCCTCCAAGGAAAGTGGCCAACCCAAATAATGTCGACCGAAGAAAGCAGTGTCGGTACCATCAAAACAACGGGCACTCGACCGAGGAGTGTCAGGCTCTAAAGGATAAGATCGAGGAACTTATCCAGGTTGGGCACCTCCGCCGATTCGTCAGGAACGGCCGAGACCCAACGGAACCCCCTAGGCGAACAAGGTCACCACAGCGCGGTCGAAATGATGGAGATCACAGAGACGACCGACAGCCTAGGACTGATAGAAGAGGTAACCGAGAAGTTATCGAAACCATAGCTGGCGGCTTTGCCAGGAGAGGGAGCACCAACAACACCCGGAAGAAACACCTGCGGGCGGTGCACCAGGTGAACGCGGTGGCATTTCGATCGAGGATGCCACCTATCACCTTTACGGACGAGGACTTCAAGGGTGTGGATTATTGCCAACAGGACAACCCGATGGTAATATCAGTCGACAAAGACTAATTCACCATCTGAAAGACCCTCGTGGACCACTGATGTTCAGTAGACATCCTCTACTGGAAAACGTTCAAGGCCATGAGGATGACCGAGACTGAGATGATGCCTTACGACGACCATGTAGTAGGGTTCTCGGGT comes from the Phaseolus vulgaris cultivar G19833 chromosome 8, P. vulgaris v2.0, whole genome shotgun sequence genome and includes:
- the LOC137824636 gene encoding uncharacterized protein; its protein translation is MRYLHRKLEEKDRGDRSKEGAGAAGSPQGERRDEKEARQVLDLSSQPRAAEGARDRLPPRETEMDDKSCWVRSAQTTVTTDSTRRHPFTNTIFEVPLPDKWKGFNRDRYDGSTDPDEHIDAYTTHMCVYTSDDAVLCRVFPTSLKGATLSWFTKLLPNSIDSFASLVAKFETQFATSRPRHLTSIALVGIRQKKGESLRTFVDRFSKVAMSIQNLSPDVAMHHMMTTLRLGPFADNLCMQPADRLDKLRKRAGKYMQLEEIREFRN